The following DNA comes from Candidatus Babeliales bacterium.
GATCGAGTTACAACAAAAAGAACGTAATCTATCACGACTTGAAGATGTCGCACGTATTAATGATGCTAAAGTAAAGACTCTTTATGGAGATTTAATAACAAAGTTAGAACATGTTAGCGGTATGTCAAAAGATGATGCAAAAGGCGCATTATTTGCAACAATTGATTCTGAAGTACGTCTTTCTAGTCAAAAATTTGTACAAAAAATTGAAGAGGAAGCTCGTCAAACTGCCAAAGAAAAAGCTACTAATATTATCGTAAGCGCTATGCAGCGCTATACTGCAGACCTTGTTGCTCCTTATTTATCAGGAATAGTCCATTTGCCAAATGAAGAAATGAAGGGAAGGATTATTGGTAAAGAAGGCAGAAATATTAAGGCATTAGAAATGGCTACAGGAATGGAATTTATTATTGGAGAGTCTCCTGATATAACAGTTTCTGGTTTTAATCCTATACGTCGTGAGGTTGCTATTCGTACATTAGAAAAGCTTATTACTGACGGCAGAATTAATCCGACACGTATTGAAGAATCTGTAGCACAGTGTGAAAAAGATATTGAAGAGATTATTCAGGAATATGGCAAAAATGCAGTACTTGAGTTTAATTTACAAGGAATTCATCCTGAAATTATCACATTAATTGGTAAATTACATTTTAGAACAAGCTATTCTCAAAATGTCTTAGTTCACTGTAAAGAAGTTGGAGTTTTTGCTCGTATGATTGCTGAAGAACTTGGTCTTGATGGTGCATTGGCATTGCGCGCGGGACTTTTACATGATATTGGCAAAG
Coding sequences within:
- the rny gene encoding ribonuclease Y, with translation MIDISIFFIGMNAIIFVAAVIFLFFAYKKFTTASLFLSDSKDQLKNTKRDIDAEKQASLIKIKDEMYHKRKEFELELKRERIELDRLQTKLSVKSEHLEKREVQLDDLRIELQQKERNLSRLEDVARINDAKVKTLYGDLITKLEHVSGMSKDDAKGALFATIDSEVRLSSQKFVQKIEEEARQTAKEKATNIIVSAMQRYTADLVAPYLSGIVHLPNEEMKGRIIGKEGRNIKALEMATGMEFIIGESPDITVSGFNPIRREVAIRTLEKLITDGRINPTRIEESVAQCEKDIEEIIQEYGKNAVLEFNLQGIHPEIITLIGKLHFRTSYSQNVLVHCKEVGVFARMIAEELGLDGALALRAGLLHDIGKAVTAEIEGPHASIGGDIAKRCGENATIVNAIAAHHEEVPFASIYAIIVVIADTISASRPGARRETLTAYIKRLEKLEEIAGTFEGVKKAYAVQAGREIRVIVEEDSLSDEQANLLAHNLARRIEQEMTFPGQIKVNVIREKRSIEYAR